In Thalassospira sp. TSL5-1, one DNA window encodes the following:
- a CDS encoding transglycosylase domain-containing protein → MAKRPTRNTSTPPRRRAPRKTGGGSSPRGRGRRRAGQKKSFGGFLRAFVPRPMMLARVMVVLAIWSAVLCGGLVAYYGYDLTSKIDFNVATQRKPLVRIMSIDGVNLANYGDRYGRPVEVGDLPDYVGQAFVSIEDRRFYQHFGIDVIGIARAFVQNIWRGRIAQGGSTITQQLAKNLFLSPERSYGRKIEEVLLSLWLEIKFSKRQILSLYLNRIYFGSGVYGIDAAARQYFGVDPRRLSLYQAAVLAGLPKAPSRYNPLIAPRDAAKRANQVIAAMLDTGAITARQAQANHFDRVTTSSASGRGGPNVRYFTDWILDRVTDYVGYHDQDMVVYTSLDSNLQASAEDAVNRVLDSREADRRKVSQGALVAMTPDGSVRAMVGGKNFFQSQYNRVTQAKRQPGSVFKLFVYLAALEDGMRADDWMRDEPYSVNGWSPRNFDRQHHGTLSLRDAVASSNNVIAVEVAMKTGLNHVIDMAHKLGVSSDLPAEPSLALGTSEVSLLEMTTAYAVVSNGGFNIIPHAITKIVGQNGEILYERGGGYLTRVLNPVTAGEMNNMLAAVMAKGTGKNALLDRPAAGKTGTTSDYRDAWFVGYTADLVAGVWLGNDNGSPMEEVTGGGLPAEMWKSFMLHAHQDLPVRSLGKAASMRAIRMGEDDSWKKFNSGFTGKN, encoded by the coding sequence GTGGCGAAGCGACCAACCCGTAACACTTCCACGCCGCCCCGCCGACGGGCACCGCGTAAAACCGGTGGAGGTTCATCACCGCGCGGGCGTGGACGCAGGCGTGCCGGGCAGAAAAAATCCTTTGGTGGTTTTTTGCGGGCTTTTGTGCCGCGCCCGATGATGCTTGCCCGTGTCATGGTGGTTCTGGCGATCTGGTCGGCGGTGTTGTGCGGCGGGCTTGTCGCCTATTACGGCTATGATTTGACCAGCAAGATTGATTTTAACGTCGCCACCCAGCGCAAACCGCTGGTGCGCATCATGAGCATCGACGGGGTTAATCTGGCCAACTATGGCGACCGTTATGGCCGCCCGGTGGAAGTGGGCGATTTGCCCGATTATGTCGGGCAGGCCTTTGTCTCGATTGAAGACCGCCGGTTTTACCAGCATTTTGGCATTGATGTGATCGGCATTGCCCGCGCTTTTGTGCAAAATATTTGGCGCGGGCGCATTGCCCAGGGTGGCAGTACCATTACCCAGCAGCTTGCCAAGAACCTTTTTTTGTCGCCCGAACGCAGCTATGGCCGCAAGATTGAAGAGGTTTTGCTGTCCTTGTGGCTGGAGATCAAATTTAGCAAACGGCAGATCCTCTCGTTATATCTGAACCGCATTTATTTTGGCTCCGGGGTCTATGGTATTGATGCCGCCGCCCGTCAGTATTTTGGCGTCGATCCGCGCCGTTTGTCGCTGTATCAGGCGGCCGTGCTGGCCGGGTTGCCCAAGGCGCCGAGCCGCTATAACCCGCTGATAGCCCCGAGGGATGCGGCAAAGCGGGCCAATCAGGTGATTGCGGCCATGCTTGATACCGGCGCCATTACCGCCCGGCAGGCACAGGCTAATCACTTTGATCGCGTTACAACATCCTCGGCCTCTGGTCGTGGCGGGCCGAATGTGCGCTATTTCACCGACTGGATTCTGGATCGCGTGACCGATTATGTCGGCTATCACGACCAGGATATGGTGGTGTATACGAGCCTTGATTCCAATTTGCAGGCTTCGGCCGAGGATGCGGTAAACCGTGTGCTTGATAGCCGGGAAGCCGACCGGCGCAAGGTTTCGCAAGGCGCACTGGTTGCCATGACACCCGATGGATCGGTGCGGGCCATGGTAGGCGGCAAGAACTTTTTCCAAAGTCAGTATAATCGTGTTACCCAGGCGAAAAGGCAGCCGGGGTCGGTGTTCAAGCTGTTTGTCTATTTGGCCGCGCTGGAAGATGGCATGCGCGCCGATGACTGGATGCGTGATGAACCCTATAGTGTCAATGGCTGGAGCCCGCGCAATTTTGACCGCCAGCATCACGGCACCCTGTCGTTACGCGATGCGGTGGCCTCGTCCAATAACGTGATTGCCGTTGAAGTGGCGATGAAAACCGGGCTGAACCACGTTATCGATATGGCCCATAAACTGGGGGTGTCGTCGGACCTGCCTGCCGAACCCAGCCTGGCACTGGGGACCAGTGAAGTGTCCCTTTTGGAAATGACAACGGCTTATGCCGTGGTCTCCAATGGCGGCTTTAATATCATTCCGCATGCGATTACCAAAATCGTCGGGCAGAATGGTGAGATATTGTATGAACGCGGGGGCGGTTATCTGACCCGCGTTCTCAACCCTGTTACGGCGGGGGAAATGAACAATATGCTGGCGGCCGTCATGGCGAAGGGTACGGGCAAAAACGCCCTTTTGGACCGGCCGGCGGCGGGCAAAACCGGCACTACATCGGATTATCGTGATGCCTGGTTTGTCGGCTATACCGCAGACCTGGTGGCCGGGGTGTGGTTGGGCAATGACAATGGATCGCCGATGGAAGAGGTCACCGGTGGTGGCCTGCCAGCTGAAATGTGGAAATCCTTTATGCTGCATGCCCATCAGGATTTGCCGGTACGATCGCTGGGCAAGGCAGCCTCCATGCGGGCCATTCGCATGGGCGAAGATGACAGCTGGAAAAAATTCAATTCCGGTTTTACCGGCAAAAATTAG
- a CDS encoding transglycosylase domain-containing protein produces MDENKQAKKSGVAAAQAAVKEIEERERREIRRRKRRIMLAITAVILLLLAGGATLLTLSIRSQLDFSRKADRSPSVQIADFDGTIMTNVQGHYSQDVSLITFPKRLQHVFIAAADPGFYHHFGAGFSDVMRILSGDAAPGSTITMKVARSFFRMPGSGTIRNAEEMLVALWLEARFDKDTILRSYLERSYVGSGIFGITAASRLLYDVPAHKMSLHQAAVLAVAMNDPANLNPLQFPKASAQAANMVLQKMEPDDTLTPAQINALMRDVPQLAPRAPREEGQAQYVIDLVMDEVARRVGYTSTDLHVVTSIDRDLQEMAQSAVNEVSRVRLQPRGADQAALLAISPDGRVRAMVGGTQYDPISRNRAWNVRYFPGRMIKILPYYYALNDNPDPAQWVPDTRKEVEGWKPVNPDRQYRGQVPLRDAFARDVNTVPVELTHKFGLENMRDFARKVGIRSPLSRDIRSVVGLDPVTLPDIARLHTLSLNGGISPDITLINEIRSTAEGQPLLYQRVARGHDKMLTDEAMLAVNSMLAGVTDPQVRLDRPFVGFGARAGRGSDAWFAGFTADLYTVVWVGNDDRSPAQAIRPDVEVASLWRLFMLDASQGFSIRSVARGTSQRLIEQDGVTDMWKRHWVDPNPPLQN; encoded by the coding sequence GTGGACGAAAATAAACAGGCGAAAAAAAGCGGCGTTGCGGCCGCACAGGCGGCCGTCAAGGAAATTGAAGAACGGGAACGACGTGAAATTCGTCGCCGCAAAAGACGTATTATGCTGGCAATAACAGCCGTTATTTTGCTGCTATTGGCAGGTGGGGCGACTTTACTGACCTTATCGATTCGCAGTCAGCTTGATTTCAGCCGCAAGGCGGACCGCAGCCCCAGTGTGCAAATTGCCGATTTTGATGGCACCATCATGACAAATGTTCAGGGGCATTATAGTCAGGATGTGTCGCTTATAACCTTTCCCAAACGATTGCAGCACGTCTTTATTGCCGCAGCAGATCCTGGTTTTTATCACCATTTTGGCGCGGGTTTCAGCGATGTAATGCGTATTCTGTCTGGCGATGCGGCACCGGGTTCCACCATAACCATGAAGGTGGCGCGCAGTTTCTTTCGCATGCCGGGTTCCGGTACGATCCGAAACGCCGAGGAAATGCTGGTTGCCTTGTGGCTGGAAGCGCGTTTTGACAAGGATACGATCTTGCGGTCCTATCTGGAACGCAGTTATGTCGGGTCCGGTATTTTTGGTATTACGGCGGCATCGCGCCTTCTCTATGATGTTCCGGCCCATAAAATGTCGTTGCATCAGGCGGCTGTTCTGGCTGTAGCGATGAATGATCCTGCCAATCTTAATCCATTGCAGTTTCCCAAGGCATCGGCCCAGGCTGCCAATATGGTTTTGCAGAAAATGGAGCCCGACGATACCCTGACGCCAGCGCAAATAAACGCCCTGATGCGCGATGTTCCCCAATTGGCACCGCGCGCCCCGCGTGAAGAAGGGCAAGCGCAATACGTGATTGATCTGGTGATGGATGAAGTGGCCCGGCGTGTGGGCTATACCAGCACGGATTTGCATGTTGTCACCAGTATTGACCGTGACCTGCAGGAAATGGCGCAAAGTGCGGTTAACGAGGTTAGCCGTGTGCGCCTTCAGCCGCGCGGCGCGGATCAGGCCGCCCTTTTGGCGATCAGCCCGGATGGCCGGGTGCGAGCAATGGTGGGCGGCACGCAGTATGACCCGATCTCGCGCAATCGGGCGTGGAATGTCCGGTATTTTCCGGGGCGGATGATTAAAATTTTGCCCTATTATTACGCCCTGAACGACAACCCGGACCCAGCCCAATGGGTGCCCGATACCCGCAAGGAAGTGGAAGGCTGGAAACCGGTGAACCCGGACCGGCAATATCGCGGCCAGGTTCCCCTGCGGGATGCCTTTGCCCGTGATGTTAATACCGTGCCGGTGGAACTGACACATAAATTTGGCCTGGAGAATATGCGCGACTTTGCCCGCAAAGTCGGCATTAGAAGCCCGCTTTCCAGGGATATTCGCTCCGTGGTTGGACTTGACCCGGTGACGCTGCCAGATATTGCCCGCCTGCATACGCTGTCGCTCAATGGGGGGATTTCGCCTGATATTACCCTGATCAACGAGATCCGATCGACTGCAGAGGGGCAACCGTTGTTATATCAGCGGGTTGCGCGTGGACATGACAAGATGTTGACCGATGAAGCAATGCTGGCGGTGAACAGTATGCTTGCCGGTGTAACAGACCCCCAGGTACGCCTGGATCGGCCTTTTGTGGGGTTCGGGGCGCGTGCCGGGCGGGGAAGTGATGCGTGGTTTGCCGGCTTTACCGCCGATCTTTATACGGTTGTGTGGGTGGGCAATGATGATCGGAGCCCGGCCCAGGCCATTCGCCCGGATGTCGAGGTGGCATCACTGTGGCGGTTATTCATGCTGGATGCCTCGCAGGGCTTTTCGATTCGGTCGGTGGCGCGCGGAACCAGCCAGCGCCTGATCGAACAGGATGGTGTGACCGATATGTGGAAACGCCACTGGGTTGATCCCAATCCGCCGCTGCAAAATTAA
- the gyrB gene encoding DNA topoisomerase (ATP-hydrolyzing) subunit B → MTNETEAPIAAGIDPEEYGAESIKVLKGLEAVRKRPGMYIGDTDDGTGLHHMIYEVVDNAIDEALAGHCDLVLVQLNGDGSATIRDNGRGIPTDIHREEGVSAAEVIMTQLHAGGKFDQNSYKVSGGLHGVGISVVNALSTLLKLRIWRNGKEHYMEFSGGDAVKPLEVVGDAPIMEDGKPLTGTEVTFYPDAEIFTMTEFNLPTLEHRLRELAFLNSGVFLTLRDERSSEPTEIKLHYEGGIRAFVEYLDRSKTRQIEEPISIVGEREGITVEVSLQWNDSYHETTLCFTNNIPQRDGGTHMAGFRAALTRQINNYAQESGIAKKEKVALSGDDAREGLTCVISVKVPDPKFSSQTKDKLVSSEVRPVVENVVNDKLSQWLEEHPQDARKIVGKVVEAATAREAARKARELTRRKGALDISSLPGKLADCQERDASKAELFIVEGDSAGGSAKQGRERGFQAILPLRGKILNVERARFDKMLSSQEIGTLITALGTGIGRDDFNIEKIRYHKIIIMTDADVDGAHIRTLLLTFFYRQMPALIERGYLYIAQPPLYRAKRGNSVQYLKGDREMEQYLTAQGTEDAVLTLANGTQYAAADLIRIVELARKAKGLLEPLSLKLPISVLEQAVLAGALNPALLDDDQKRLESAQTLATHLDTLAEDFDRGWKGEAPLDQLVVWRMMRGVEERYVIDANILRSAESRALAGLIGELREIFEEGSEFGAKDKVWKIHGPVDLVNAVMEYGRRGIAVQRYKGLGEMNPDQLWETTLDPNVRSLLQVKVEHADEAEEVFSTLMGDIVEPRRDFIQSNALKVANLDV, encoded by the coding sequence ATGACCAACGAAACAGAAGCCCCGATTGCTGCCGGAATTGACCCGGAAGAATACGGTGCCGAATCCATCAAGGTCCTGAAGGGCCTGGAAGCGGTGCGCAAGCGGCCGGGCATGTATATCGGGGATACCGATGACGGAACCGGTCTGCATCACATGATCTATGAGGTGGTTGATAACGCCATTGACGAAGCCCTGGCCGGTCATTGCGACCTGGTGCTGGTGCAGCTCAATGGCGATGGGTCGGCAACGATTCGTGACAATGGCCGTGGTATTCCGACCGACATCCACAGGGAAGAAGGCGTTTCGGCGGCCGAGGTCATCATGACCCAACTGCATGCCGGTGGTAAGTTTGACCAGAATTCCTACAAGGTTTCCGGTGGTTTGCACGGTGTGGGTATTTCGGTGGTGAATGCTCTGTCCACCTTGCTGAAATTGCGCATCTGGCGCAACGGCAAGGAACATTACATGGAATTTTCCGGGGGGGATGCGGTTAAGCCGCTTGAAGTGGTGGGCGATGCGCCGATCATGGAAGATGGTAAACCGCTGACCGGGACGGAAGTGACCTTCTATCCCGATGCCGAAATTTTCACCATGACCGAATTTAACCTGCCGACCCTTGAGCATCGCTTGCGGGAACTGGCATTTTTGAATTCCGGCGTGTTCCTGACCCTGCGCGATGAACGCAGCAGCGAGCCGACCGAAATCAAATTGCATTATGAAGGCGGGATTCGGGCGTTTGTTGAATATCTCGACCGTTCCAAAACCCGGCAGATCGAAGAACCGATCAGCATTGTTGGTGAAAGAGAGGGCATTACCGTTGAAGTTTCGCTGCAATGGAATGACAGCTATCACGAAACCACACTGTGTTTTACCAACAACATTCCCCAGCGCGATGGCGGTACGCATATGGCCGGTTTCCGTGCCGCGCTGACCCGCCAGATCAACAATTACGCCCAGGAAAGCGGGATTGCCAAAAAGGAAAAGGTTGCCTTGTCGGGTGATGATGCCCGCGAAGGTCTGACCTGCGTTATTTCCGTCAAGGTGCCAGACCCGAAATTCTCGTCCCAGACCAAGGACAAGCTGGTGTCGTCCGAAGTGCGCCCGGTTGTGGAAAATGTCGTGAATGACAAGCTTTCACAGTGGCTGGAAGAGCACCCGCAGGATGCCCGCAAGATTGTTGGCAAGGTTGTTGAGGCGGCCACCGCCCGCGAAGCCGCGCGCAAGGCTCGCGAACTGACCCGCCGTAAAGGGGCGCTTGATATTTCATCCCTTCCCGGCAAACTTGCCGATTGCCAGGAACGCGATGCGTCCAAAGCCGAACTGTTCATCGTGGAGGGTGATTCCGCAGGTGGGTCGGCCAAGCAGGGGCGTGAACGTGGTTTTCAGGCGATTTTGCCATTGCGCGGTAAAATCCTGAACGTGGAACGTGCGCGTTTTGACAAGATGCTGTCGAGCCAGGAAATTGGCACGTTGATTACAGCACTTGGTACCGGCATTGGCCGGGATGATTTTAATATCGAAAAAATCCGCTATCACAAAATCATCATCATGACCGACGCCGACGTCGACGGTGCGCATATTCGCACACTGCTCTTGACGTTCTTTTATCGTCAGATGCCGGCATTGATCGAACGCGGTTATCTTTATATCGCCCAGCCGCCGCTTTACCGGGCCAAGCGGGGCAATTCTGTTCAGTATCTCAAGGGTGACCGCGAGATGGAACAGTATTTGACCGCGCAGGGCACCGAGGATGCGGTACTAACCCTTGCCAATGGCACCCAATATGCCGCAGCCGACCTTATTCGGATTGTCGAACTGGCGCGCAAGGCAAAGGGGCTGCTGGAACCGCTGTCGCTTAAACTGCCGATTTCGGTGTTGGAACAGGCCGTGTTGGCCGGGGCGCTTAACCCGGCACTACTTGATGATGATCAAAAACGTCTTGAGTCCGCCCAGACCCTGGCGACCCACCTTGATACCCTGGCCGAAGATTTTGACCGGGGCTGGAAAGGCGAGGCGCCGCTCGATCAGTTGGTGGTCTGGCGGATGATGCGTGGTGTTGAAGAACGCTATGTGATTGATGCCAATATCCTGCGTTCCGCCGAAAGCCGGGCTTTGGCCGGGCTGATTGGCGAACTGCGCGAGATCTTTGAAGAAGGATCGGAATTTGGTGCCAAAGACAAGGTCTGGAAAATTCACGGTCCGGTCGACCTGGTCAATGCGGTGATGGAATATGGCCGTCGCGGCATTGCGGTTCAGCGGTATAAAGGTCTGGGTGAAATGAACCCCGATCAGCTTTGGGAAACCACGCTCGACCCGAATGTTCGCTCGCTTTTGCAGGTGAAAGTCGAACATGCCGATGAAGCCGAAGAGGTCTTTTCGACCCTGATGGGCGACATTGTCGAACCCCGTCGTGATTTCATCCAAAGCAACGCGCTGAAAGTCGCCAATCTTGACGTTTGA
- the recF gene encoding DNA replication/repair protein RecF, whose amino-acid sequence MIIHRLAVSRLDLGDFRCYARLRLDIDAGPVVLTGPNGAGKTNLLEAVSLLAPGSGLRRAKLGEISRNVPPTDDGALRAWAVSAQLETPDGQYQVGSGLDPLALRQGRERRAVKIDGEAQRGQAALSRVCAAVWLTPQMDRLFLDGPSARRRFLDRLVYGLDPDHSSRVAAFEHGLRSRAKLLKAGKADDKWLNAIEDSMVRHGIAVVVARADLLERLVRAGTMAVGAFPAARLALAGDLENWLEKFPAVEVEDRMRAALRDGRERDAMYGGAAVGPQRSDLMVWHEAKNQPAAQCSTGEQKALLLSIVMANTRLQSRARGAGPLLLLDEVVAHLDAERRGDLFDEIVALGVQAWMTGTDRALFNGLIGRAQFLRVEEARVTPDEI is encoded by the coding sequence ATGATAATACACCGTCTTGCTGTTTCCCGTCTCGATCTTGGCGATTTTCGCTGCTATGCCCGGCTGCGCCTGGATATCGACGCCGGGCCGGTGGTTTTGACCGGACCAAACGGGGCGGGGAAAACCAACCTTTTGGAAGCCGTGTCGCTTTTGGCCCCGGGCAGCGGGTTGCGGCGGGCAAAATTGGGTGAAATCAGCCGCAATGTGCCACCCACCGATGATGGTGCCTTGAGGGCCTGGGCGGTAAGTGCCCAGCTTGAAACGCCAGACGGGCAATATCAGGTGGGTTCTGGACTGGACCCGTTGGCCTTGCGCCAGGGACGTGAACGCCGGGCGGTTAAAATTGATGGCGAAGCCCAGCGCGGGCAGGCGGCCCTGAGCCGGGTTTGTGCCGCGGTTTGGCTGACACCGCAAATGGACCGGCTGTTTTTGGATGGGCCATCGGCCCGTCGGCGGTTTTTGGATCGGCTGGTATACGGCCTGGACCCGGACCATAGCAGCCGTGTTGCCGCATTCGAGCATGGCCTGCGCAGCCGGGCCAAACTGTTGAAGGCCGGCAAGGCGGATGACAAATGGCTTAATGCCATCGAGGATTCGATGGTGCGCCACGGCATTGCCGTTGTGGTGGCCCGTGCAGATTTGCTTGAACGTCTGGTGCGGGCCGGGACAATGGCGGTTGGGGCGTTTCCGGCAGCACGTCTGGCGCTGGCGGGGGACCTTGAAAACTGGCTGGAGAAATTTCCGGCTGTTGAGGTTGAAGACCGCATGCGGGCTGCCCTGCGCGACGGGCGGGAACGTGATGCGATGTATGGAGGTGCCGCTGTCGGGCCGCAAAGAAGCGATCTGATGGTGTGGCATGAAGCGAAAAACCAGCCCGCGGCACAATGCTCGACGGGCGAACAAAAGGCGCTTTTGCTGTCAATCGTGATGGCAAATACGCGCCTGCAAAGCCGGGCCCGGGGTGCGGGTCCGCTTTTGTTGCTAGATGAAGTGGTCGCCCATCTTGATGCCGAAAGGCGGGGGGACCTCTTTGACGAAATCGTGGCGCTTGGCGTTCAGGCCTGGATGACAGGTACGGACCGGGCGCTTTTTAATGGTCTGATCGGGCGTGCGCAGTTTTTAAGGGTCGAAGAGGCCCGCGTAACACCCGATGAGATTTGA
- the dnaN gene encoding DNA polymerase III subunit beta, which translates to MKLTIERAALLKSLTHVQSVVERRNTIPILSNILLRAEENTLSLTATDMDLEVIETTTAEVSEPGATTTPAHTLYEIVRKLPEGSQVQITLEPGAGRLTLSAGRSKFNLAVLPVDDFPVMSGGDLPVSFGLAAAELRGLIDRAEFAISTEETRYYLNGIYFHAADAEGTKILRAVATDGHRLARIEAPLPDGAENMPGVIVPRKTVGELRKLIDETGEAVDIALSDTKIRFGFGKAVLTSKLIDGTFPDYERVIPAGNDKSLDLECKPFADAVDRVSAISIEKSRAVKVVMSGNTLTLSASSPEHGTASEELEINYDSDDIEIGFNSRYLLDIAKQVKGDTLNLLMSDGQSPTILRDTDDLSALYVLMPMRV; encoded by the coding sequence ATGAAGCTGACCATCGAACGCGCGGCTCTGTTAAAATCTCTCACACATGTTCAAAGTGTGGTCGAACGGCGCAACACCATTCCGATTCTGTCCAATATCCTGCTGCGGGCCGAAGAAAATACCCTGTCGCTGACCGCAACCGATATGGACCTGGAAGTTATCGAAACCACCACGGCGGAAGTTTCCGAACCCGGTGCAACGACAACACCTGCGCACACCCTTTATGAAATCGTGCGCAAATTGCCCGAGGGTTCCCAGGTGCAAATCACCCTTGAGCCGGGGGCGGGTCGCCTGACCCTTTCGGCGGGGCGCTCAAAATTCAATCTTGCCGTTCTGCCGGTTGATGATTTCCCGGTGATGTCTGGTGGCGACCTTCCGGTCAGCTTTGGTTTGGCGGCTGCCGAACTGCGCGGTTTGATTGACCGTGCCGAATTTGCCATTTCCACCGAAGAAACCCGTTATTACCTGAACGGGATTTATTTCCATGCCGCCGATGCCGAAGGTACCAAGATTTTGCGTGCCGTTGCCACCGACGGACACCGCCTGGCCCGCATCGAAGCCCCGCTGCCTGATGGCGCGGAAAACATGCCGGGCGTGATTGTGCCGCGCAAAACCGTTGGCGAATTGCGCAAGCTGATTGATGAAACCGGCGAAGCCGTGGATATTGCCCTGTCGGATACCAAAATCCGCTTTGGTTTTGGCAAGGCGGTTCTGACGTCCAAGCTGATTGACGGCACCTTCCCGGATTACGAACGTGTTATTCCGGCGGGCAATGACAAAAGCCTGGATCTGGAATGCAAGCCTTTTGCCGATGCGGTTGACCGTGTTTCGGCGATTTCGATTGAAAAATCCCGTGCGGTTAAGGTTGTCATGTCTGGCAACACCCTGACCCTTTCGGCCTCCAGCCCGGAACACGGCACGGCATCGGAAGAACTTGAAATCAATTACGATTCCGATGACATCGAAATCGGTTTCAACTCCCGTTATCTTCTCGACATTGCCAAGCAGGTCAAGGGCGATACGCTTAACCTTCTGATGTCTGACGGGCAGTCGCCGACCATTCTGCGCGATACCGATGACCTGTCGGCATTGTATGTCCTGATGCCGATGCGCGTCTGA
- the dnaA gene encoding chromosomal replication initiator protein DnaA, with amino-acid sequence MTTWKIVREKLRSEFGATAYRYWLDPVALITVEAGVARLGAPNRAMRDWVSQHYLDRIQAFWHAEDPNVHFVEVVVAAPDSGSDSSASSSASASSAAPRPVSTNPEGSRAPSYNEPAKQHPRYTAENYDAPGSRKAPCHPAPVSNGFQSASSAGRGAIGSMSDDGISAALDPRYTFDNFVIGKPNEFAYAAARRLAEAESVPFNPLFLYGGVGLGKTHLMHAIAWHIRRTQPHRTVIYLSAEKFMYRFIRALRDKNTVDFKDQFRSVDVLMVDDVQFISGKDSTQEEFFHTFNALVDQGRQIIVSADKSPSDLEDIEERLRSRLGSGLVADIHATTYELRLGILESKAERQRVELPQRVMEFLAHKITANVRELEGALNRVIAHSQLVGREIGLEMVQDVLHDVLRASERRVTIEEIQKRVAEHFNIKVSDMHSARRARAVARPRQVAMYLSKQLTTHSLPEIGRKFGGRDHTTVMHAVRKVEELHKADPSLSEDIDLLRRMLES; translated from the coding sequence ATGACCACCTGGAAGATTGTTCGCGAAAAACTGCGTAGCGAGTTTGGCGCTACGGCATATCGATACTGGCTTGATCCAGTTGCCCTGATCACGGTTGAGGCCGGTGTGGCCCGCCTTGGCGCACCCAATCGGGCGATGCGCGACTGGGTCTCTCAGCATTATCTGGATCGCATCCAGGCCTTTTGGCATGCCGAAGATCCCAATGTTCATTTTGTCGAGGTGGTGGTAGCCGCCCCGGATTCGGGTAGCGATTCTTCTGCCTCTTCCTCCGCTTCCGCATCCTCTGCCGCGCCGCGGCCGGTCTCGACAAACCCGGAGGGGAGCCGTGCCCCTTCCTATAATGAACCGGCAAAGCAGCATCCGCGTTATACCGCCGAGAATTATGATGCTCCGGGCAGCCGTAAGGCGCCGTGTCATCCGGCCCCGGTTTCAAACGGCTTTCAGTCGGCATCGTCTGCCGGGCGGGGGGCGATTGGCAGCATGTCCGATGATGGCATCAGTGCCGCCCTGGACCCGCGTTATACCTTTGATAATTTCGTGATCGGCAAGCCGAACGAATTTGCCTATGCCGCCGCCCGCCGTCTGGCCGAGGCCGAGTCCGTTCCGTTCAATCCGCTGTTTTTGTATGGTGGTGTTGGTCTGGGTAAAACCCACCTGATGCACGCCATTGCCTGGCATATTCGCCGCACCCAGCCGCACCGCACGGTGATTTACCTGTCGGCTGAAAAATTCATGTATCGTTTTATTCGGGCGCTGCGCGATAAAAACACCGTGGATTTCAAGGACCAGTTCCGGTCGGTCGATGTGCTGATGGTCGATGACGTACAGTTTATTTCCGGCAAGGATTCCACCCAGGAAGAATTTTTCCATACCTTTAATGCGCTGGTGGATCAGGGCCGTCAGATCATTGTTTCGGCCGATAAATCGCCCTCCGACCTTGAAGATATTGAAGAGCGTTTGCGTTCCCGTCTGGGGTCGGGCCTGGTGGCGGATATTCACGCCACCACCTATGAGCTGCGTTTGGGGATTCTCGAATCCAAGGCCGAACGCCAGCGCGTGGAACTGCCGCAGCGGGTGATGGAATTTCTGGCCCACAAGATTACGGCGAACGTTCGTGAACTTGAAGGGGCGCTTAACCGTGTGATCGCCCATTCCCAGCTTGTCGGTCGCGAGATTGGCCTGGAGATGGTGCAGGATGTTTTGCACGATGTGCTGCGTGCCTCCGAACGCCGGGTTACGATTGAAGAAATTCAAAAACGCGTGGCGGAGCATTTCAATATCAAGGTGTCCGACATGCACTCTGCCCGCCGGGCCCGTGCGGTGGCCCGTCCGCGCCAGGTGGCGATGTATCTGTCAAAGCAGCTGACCACGCATTCCCTGCCGGAAATTGGCCGTAAATTTGGCGGGCGTGACCATACCACGGTGATGCACGCGGTACGCAAGGTCGAGGAACTGCACAAGGCGGATCCGTCTTTGTCCGAAGATATCGATTTGCTGCGTCGTATGCTGGAAAGCTGA
- the rpsT gene encoding 30S ribosomal protein S20 has product MAHHKSAKKRIRRNETRAAVNGARISRIRTFVKKVETALQAGDKDAALAAFKVAEPELARGAQLGVLHKNTVARKVSRLSARVKAL; this is encoded by the coding sequence ATGGCTCATCATAAATCGGCCAAGAAGCGCATTCGCCGGAATGAAACTCGCGCCGCAGTTAACGGTGCGCGTATCAGCCGCATTCGCACCTTCGTCAAGAAGGTCGAAACCGCGCTGCAAGCTGGCGACAAGGATGCCGCTCTGGCTGCGTTTAAAGTTGCCGAGCCGGAACTGGCGCGTGGTGCGCAGCTCGGTGTTCTGCACAAAAACACCGTCGCTCGCAAAGTTTCGCGTTTGTCCGCTCGCGTCAAAGCGCTTTAA